A single genomic interval of Bos indicus isolate NIAB-ARS_2022 breed Sahiwal x Tharparkar chromosome 5, NIAB-ARS_B.indTharparkar_mat_pri_1.0, whole genome shotgun sequence harbors:
- the LOC109558789 gene encoding apolipoprotein L3-like → MNALHEYLNELKRDLAGKEQETLPKEQLDRKRFLKKFPRVTQQLVELKNKLQELADNVDKVHRDCTISNVVTHSTGTLSGALTILGLVLAPVTAGASVALSATGIGLGAAAAVTAVSTSIVEHVSRSSAENKASQLMSIGIKKWKVLLEVLKSNPQIVDTTEKLAKAEKHLEINIHAMETGEANPDSAVNANIYLSPGRIAAPAIQQVEAGFKGTAVAVTKGARIAGAATAGLFLLVDVGFLVKESMHLHDGAKAASAENLRQRARELERKLEELTQIYKCLQEDPTPPTPEQ, encoded by the coding sequence ATGAATGCACTACATGAATATCTGAATGAACTGAAAAGAGACTTGGCTGGGAAGGAGCAAGAAACGCTCCCAAAAGAGCAGCTGGATAGGAAGAGGTTTCTGAAGAAGTTTCCTCGGGTGACACAGCAGCTGGTGGAGCTCAaaaacaagctccaggagcttgCAGACAATGTTGACAAAGTCCACAGGGACTGTACCATCTCCAATGTGGTGACCCACAGCACCGGCACTTTATCTGGTGCCCTGACCATCCTTGGCCTGGTTCTGGCACCCGTGACAGCGGGGGCCAGTGTGGCACTCTCAGCCACTGGGATAGGGCTGGGAGCAGCGGCTGCTGTGACCGCTGTGTCCACCAGCATTGTGGAACATGTAAGTAGGTCATCAGCAGAAAACAAAGCCAGTCAATTGATGTCAATTGGCATCAAGAAATGGAAGGTGCTCCTAGAGGTACTCAAGAGCAACCCCCAAATTGTTGACACAACAGAGAAATTGGCAAAAGCCGAGAAACACcttgaaataaatatacatgCCATGGAGACAGGTGAAGCCAACCCTGACTCTGCAGTCAATGCAAACATCTACCTGAGCCCTGGGAGAATCGCAGCCCCAGCCATCCAGCAGGTAGAGGCAGGTTTCAAAGGCACGGCTGTGGCAGTTACCAAAGGAGCCCGAATCGCGGGGGCAGCCACTGCAGGGCTCTTCCTCCTGGTGGATGTGGGCTTCCTGGTGAAGGAGTCAATGCACCTGCATGACGGTGCAAAGGCAGCATCAGCTGAAAACCTGCGGCAGCGGGCCAGGGAGCTGGAGAGGAAGCTGGAGGAGCTCACCCAGATCTACAAGTGTCTGCAAGAGGACCCAACTCCACCAACCCCAGAGCAGTGA